A genome region from Dromaius novaehollandiae isolate bDroNov1 unplaced genomic scaffold, bDroNov1.hap1 HAP1_SCAFFOLD_84, whole genome shotgun sequence includes the following:
- the LOC112991641 gene encoding trafficking protein particle complex subunit 4 — MAIFSVYVVNKAGGLIYQLDHYAPRADAEKTFSFPLDLVLRLHDERVVVAFGQRDGIRVGHAVLAINGAEVNGRYTADGKDVLEFLGNAANYPVSIRFGRHRLSSNEKLMLASMFHSLFAIGSQLSPELGSSGIEMLETDTFKLHCFQTLTGIKFVVLADPRQAGIDSLLRKIYEIYSDFALKNPFYSLEMPIRCELFDQNLKLALEVAEKAGPFGPGS, encoded by the exons atGGCCATCTTCAGCGTGTACGTGGTGAACAAGGCCGGCGGCCTCATCTACCAGCTGGACCACTACGCGCCGCGCGCCGACGCCGAGAAGACCTTCAGCTTCCCGCTGGACCTGGTGCTGCGCCTGCACGACGAGCGCGTCGTCGTCGCCTTCGGCCAGCGCGACGGCATCCGCG TGGGCCACGCCGTGCTGGCCATCAACGGGGCCGAGGTGAACGGGCGCTACACGGCGGACGGGAAGGACGTGCTGGAGTTCCTGGGCAACGCCGCCAACTACCCGGTGTCCATCCGCTTCGGCCGCCACCGGCTCTCCTCCAACGAGAAGCTCATGCTGGCTTCCATGTTCCACTC GCTCTTCGCCATCGGGTCGCAGCTGTCCCCTGAGCTGGGGAGCTCCGGGATCGAGATGCTGGAGACCGACACCTTCAAGCTGCACTGCTTCCAGACCCTGACAG GGATCAAGTTCGTGGTACTTGCCGATCCGAGACAAGCTGGGATAGATTCCCTCTTGCGCAAGATCTATGAGATTTATTCTGACTTTGCTCTGAAGAATCCTTTCTACTCACTGGAAATGCCAATCAG ATGCGAATTGTTTGATCAGAACTTGAAACTTGCTTTGGAGGTAGCAGAAAAAGCTGGACCGTTTGGGCCTGGATCATAG
- the LOC112991642 gene encoding small ribosomal subunit protein eS25 — protein sequence MPPKDDKKKKDAGKSAKKDKDPVNKSGGKAKKKKWSKGKVRDKLNNLVLFDKATYDKLCKEVPNYKLITPAVVSERLKIRGSLARAALQELLSKGLIKLVSKHRAQVIYTRNTKGGDAPAAGEDA from the exons ATG CCGCCTAAAGACGACAAGAAGAAGAAGGACGCGGGCAAGTCCGCCAAGAAGGACAAGGACCCCGTCAACAAGTCCGGCGGCAAAGCTAAGAAGAAG AAGTGGTCCAAGGGAAAAGTTAGAGACAAGTTGAACAACCTTGTCTTGTTCGATAAGGCCACCTATGACAAACTGTGTAAAGAAGTACCTAACTACAAGCTCATCACACCTGCAGTTGTCTCAGAAAGACTGAAGATTCGGGGTTCTCTGGCTAGAGCTGCTCTTCAGGAACTGCTTAGCAAAG GTTTGATCAAGCTCGTGTCCAAGCACCGAGCCCAAGTGATCTACACCAGAAACACAAAAGGTGGAGATGCGCCTGCTGCTGGGGAGGATGCATAG